Proteins from a genomic interval of Streptomyces sp. NBC_01445:
- a CDS encoding TetR/AcrR family transcriptional regulator, protein MAAQEKAAGRQAARSGKRQQRRQPSDPGRQRDPVGTRRSILAAAGAEFGTHGFEGARVVRIAEAAGVSHQLITYYFGGKRGLHEALSDRWPSTAMPVNRDLSFDKVARRYVHLAHDDPGWVHRLAREQPDVPSPAGDERAAELLKCVEELRARQARGELRGDIDVGVLFLVFFAASVAPVALRSITREFTQQDPGSEEFIDHYADQVARIMAVIGDAAAVEDAHAPEPTEPSGG, encoded by the coding sequence GTGGCAGCGCAGGAGAAGGCAGCGGGCAGGCAGGCGGCACGGTCCGGCAAGCGGCAGCAGCGCAGGCAGCCCAGTGATCCCGGCCGGCAGCGCGACCCGGTGGGGACACGGCGGTCCATTCTGGCCGCTGCCGGTGCAGAGTTCGGCACCCACGGGTTCGAAGGGGCCCGGGTGGTGCGGATCGCCGAGGCCGCCGGAGTCAGCCACCAGCTGATCACCTACTACTTCGGCGGTAAGCGCGGGTTGCACGAGGCGCTGAGCGACCGATGGCCGTCGACGGCCATGCCGGTCAACCGCGACCTGTCTTTCGACAAGGTCGCACGGCGGTACGTGCACTTGGCGCACGACGACCCGGGGTGGGTGCACAGACTGGCACGCGAGCAGCCCGACGTCCCGTCGCCAGCCGGGGACGAACGGGCCGCCGAGCTGTTGAAGTGCGTGGAGGAACTCCGCGCGCGCCAGGCACGCGGCGAGCTCCGAGGCGACATCGACGTCGGCGTTCTGTTCCTCGTCTTCTTCGCCGCCTCGGTCGCCCCCGTCGCCCTGCGTTCGATCACCCGCGAGTTCACCCAGCAGGATCCGGGCTCCGAGGAGTTCATCGACCACTACGCCGACCAGGTCGCCCGCATCATGGCGGTGATCGGTGACGCGGCAGCAGTGGAGGACGCCCACGCGCCCGAACCGACCG